The Prunus dulcis chromosome 3, ALMONDv2, whole genome shotgun sequence genome segment CAAATTTCAAACTTTCTCTGAACATGCTCACAAAACTAAACCACAAAAGCCGAAAATGCTAAACTAATCTGTGCTCAGCTCAAGTTGTATTATGATGGGCATATTAGATTCAATCAAATCTGTTGTTATAAGAAATGGTTATCCTTTTTGGCGTAATGGTTACATTCAAGTGAATGCATCCAAAAGGCCAAACTGGGAACCTTCCATTGAGCCAGAAAACATGCATGTTTTTGTCTGATATGATGATGCTGAGACATTGAACTGGTTAATGGTATTGGTTTGCCTGTTTGCTAAACTGCCAAGCCTAAatgatgtatatatatatatatatatatatggccaGTTGTTGTTGTGCAAAGGACAAGTATGGTATGGATACTTCAGTCTTAAGTCTctaattaaacaaaactaCTTCGACTGGTTGTTGGTAACCAAACGATCCCAGATTCTATATATAAACAGAGCACATGTTTGTTATGAggaatttttctttgtatttattATCTTTATATGATGGAGGAAGATAGAAATTTTCTGGAACATATACCAGTAGAAGCAATATTAATTGTCTCACCATCCTAAACTTGTGTAATGCTTGATTAACTGTCAACAAGGTTTAGCCCAGTTGAAAATGGACTTGACTTGCAGATAAGTTGTCTCAGGTTCGAACTTCCATGGCATcttgatagtgtgtgtgtgtgagaaaccctcTCCCCCTTGTAGTTTCGACtatcacttatatatatatatatatatgattaacCATTATAGATATGTGAAGTGGGTTTGGCAGCATGATTGGTTTGATTGAGTTTTAATTGATATTGACGTCTAGAGACGGTTAGAAAATTCAGAGTCATATCATTTTAGTTATGTCATGAGGCGCCGCTGACCAAGAAAATTCTGGCCCATGTAATCAGATGCCTTGAGGATTTGCCAACACCTTGGCACGATCTGTATCTGTATGCGAACCTGCCTAACGTATAATCAATTGGTGAATTGAAAAGTAAACACATACACGAACTTTTGTAAGGATTGGTTGAGGATTGGTCAGGTGAGTTGAACagattttgaatattttacagTCAAATTGGCTCTGAATTTGATGGATTGCTATGAAATGAGTCAAATGACCAAACTATTGGTGTTTGTCTTGGCTAGGTGGTCGATAAGTCATCAAGTGCCAGTCAAATTTGGGCCAGCGTAggattgtcaaatttcaagtTGGTAATATTTATTCTGGTCATGAGTTTATCAGTTGGTTTGAAACTTTCAAGACCCAAATTTCCAGCTTGGGCTCTGCATGATTGTGAAGCTCAATGTCTAAGGCCCTAAATTGTAGCATTATATATTGTTATTATATGAACCAGTCTATGTAGCCTGCAGTCCAAGTTTTGTGTTGTTGGTTGGCTATTGACTCATTAATTGGGATTAGTTGAAATCCATGAAGCCACAAGtcataacaaagaaaaaatggttAAAATTGGTGTGAAAATCCATTTGATCACAACCACAAAGGTCAACTCCTCCCCCTCATATAACCTGTATTTTTCCTTGCacgttctctctctctctctctctctctctctctctctctctctctctctctcagagcCTTGGTTTTATGTTGCAACTGCTGGTTTTaacttcctctctctctctctctctggcccACACTCGGATTCTTACATGATGGGTTCCCTCTTTTTCTCCGTTCTTTAATCATCTCTTTCAGttataaatttaaatccaCTCTTTTAGAATTGAAAGTCCCTCaaaaacccaccaaaccaagcaAAACAAATCTAGCAGCCTCTCCTTCTTGTGCAAGCATTTGATTGATGATGGAGAAATCTTGTAATTCATCTCTGATCAAAGCTGTTCCTTCTAAGCAAACCACATACTCTTGCACTGAGGAGGAGAGTGGTTGGACTGCTTACTTTGAAGACTTctcaaacaacaacaacaacagggAAGGAGAAGCAGCAGCAGAGGAACAAAGTCTCTGCTCAAGTTTTGGCTGCACTTCTTCTTTGGTTTCTGATGCTGCTTCTGGTGCTGCATGGAAATTAGCTTCCCAAAACAACCAAAACCAACATGCATGCTCTAATTCCATTGGGGGCTCACCCAATAATTTTCCCAAGAAATTAACcttcaagaaaacaagaaCCAAAAAGATTTCTGGTGATGATTTAGAGGATACTGCTAGCTCTCCTGTTAATAGTCCCAAGGTCCGATGAGCCACACATACAAATTACTTTTTCCCTTTTCGATTTTtatgttctctctctctctctctctctctctctctctctctctctctctctctctctctctctcccctttagtatttttagtttttggcaATTGACTTTTTGTTGGTCTTTTGTCATCTTTGTTAATAGATTGGTGATTTGAGACCAGTTGGTATAAATCCCAGAAAGATAGATGATCATCATATCAATATTAATTCTTTGGtactacttttcttttttttttcccccttaaTATATCTTCCGTTAATTCTTTCTTGggaaagtaattaattattggtTGATtataacaatatatatatatacacatatatatatatttttggtccTGGTGGTTTTGTAGGGTAAAGAGGGTGAGCATTTTGCGGAACTGGAGCAGGCAGATGATCATGAAAAGACTAATGATTGTTGTGGGAAAACTGACAGCACAGACTTAAAGAAAAGAGGGTTGTGTTTGGTTCCTATGTCCTTGTTAGCCAACTATCtagtttaatttcaagtttgtCAATTAATGAAGTATCTCCATCTCAATCTCTCTCCTGCTTGTATCCAAACTTACTGTATAAAGGATCCATCTGTACGTATGTTGTATAGCTTTTGAAATTCCAGATCATATCTTCCCGTTCGTATGTATTCACAAGAACTTGGGCTTTGTTAACAAAGGAACCTATTAGATGTAAATAATTGGAAAAATGTTCTCTTTTCAGATTCTACGCTTATGTTGCTAAACAAGTCTAAACCGTTGTTCTTTTGACTAATTGTATGGTCCAGATATATTTACACTCTGATAGCATAAGCATGTGTTTGATGTTCCGTGGTCGGTGTTCGGTAAGAAACAATCACAATCACTGCGTAATTATCTATAAAACTAATTGAAAAGTTACATGAGGTGGCTAACCTAAGACTGGTAAACAGTTTTCTTAATTTGGAAGAAATGCTTAAGACTGGAGATCAAAGGTGTCTCAACAACAAGCGAGGCAAATTGCTTAAGGCCGGCCTTTTGCGTCCCCTTGCTACATTTCTTTACATCGACTCATCCaacatgtatgtatatatatatatatatatatatttatacaaaataccatataataaaattcaaatagtTCTTATTATAAagataaatattaaataataataataataattggttCCTAATTATTGAGACATTATATATGCAGAGGGCATGAGAATCGCAACAACTAAATTCTAAAGGATGTAAGTTCCTTGTACTCTCAGAgcaaacaatataaaatagatGGTACCaagacattaaaaaaaaaaaaggggaaaaaaaaagaaagtagatTGATAGGttttaatattaattcatCTTCAACCTCTTGCAGGCCAttcattcatataaaaaatactcAGAAACGGCTGCAACACAAAGACCCCTCCATGTGCACGAGCATTAAAGGCAGGTGAGAGACCGCATTCATACTAAGAGCTAGCTTGCTTGCTTGCGTAGAGTTTTTGTTTAGAAACATTGATCAGCTCAGCTATATTCCCACCATTTATTCTTGTGCTGCTGGCCTTTGactctttctttctataaTATAACATTCCCTCTTCTAAACCTTTTTCCATCTGATTCTTCTCTGCATAATTAAAGATTAAGATGCTACCAATGTGCTTGCTTTGTATACAAGGGTGGAACCAAGAACTTTCATGCGGGTGGGTTataaatgtttctttttcggTTTAAGGAGATGCTATGGTGGAGTAgagactattttttttaaggaatgAGGTGGGCAAATATACTAAATTTCCTAAAAATAACACTAAAGTCTTATTTATCTAATTATTTAGACTGGGATGGAGCCCACCCTAATCTAAGGGTGGTTCCTGCCTTGTTTGTACATATATTTTGAGAGAAGGGACTCTGTGATGTTTGTCGATTTAGGTgtaattcaatatattattGACTAATTCtctaaaaacttaaaattttaaaactattaGTCTAACATGACagagcatatatatatttgaacgACGCAATTAGTTAAGAAAGTTATACATGTTTATACCATGAAAAAGatagattttttaattttattttatttgcgACCAAACAAGACATGATTGATGGTGTTTTTTTATCCGCAAGGATGCCCAAAAGTGGGTATTAATTGACACTTTTAGCCACAGCCTATAGGGATGTTTGTCATTCTAGTGTAGAAGAAGGTTGATGGTGCATATACGTCAACTTGTTTATAGTGCTATAGCGTGGGATAATATAAGGTTCTTGATGCGTTTGTCAACTTGATTATAATGGATAATACCTTCTCTACTGACTACGCACCTGGATTAGTGCTGTTTAATTAAACTAGATTCTAGTCCATATAATACATAAATAAGTACTAGTtttcataaacaaaattttgacaCCCATGTTTAATTGTTTAGAAGAAAAGGGACttcaaga includes the following:
- the LOC117622677 gene encoding vascular-related unknown protein 1; protein product: MMEKSCNSSLIKAVPSKQTTYSCTEEESGWTAYFEDFSNNNNNREGEAAAEEQSLCSSFGCTSSLVSDAASGAAWKLASQNNQNQHACSNSIGGSPNNFPKKLTFKKTRTKKISGDDLEDTASSPVNSPKIGDLRPVGINPRKIDDHHININSLGKEGEHFAELEQADDHEKTNDCCGKTDSTDLKKRGLCLVPMSLLANYLV